From Xiphophorus maculatus strain JP 163 A chromosome 12, X_maculatus-5.0-male, whole genome shotgun sequence, the proteins below share one genomic window:
- the atxn2 gene encoding ataxin-2 isoform X3, with the protein MSMKAGGNRGKPGGGNAAGAAASGAGGSGGGRQNLGRGRHSGKGPAAVIFNGVYANMRMVHVLTSVVGTKCELKVKNGAVYEGVFKTYGPECELVLDAAHRKSPEPSFGPRKEDIVESIIFKASDVVVVTFKDVDPNFARKDNFTDAAVSGRINGEHKEKDLEPWDGGDTHNSDSLESLDTDVSNGWDPNDMFKYNEEKYGVLSTYDSSLSTYTIPLERDDSEEFLKREARAAQLAEEIEASATYKARVALENDERTEEEKYTAVVRGERETPTLSRENKYIPPGQRNREAMSWGAGRQNSPRLGQSSAGASASRPGPHDYSPNTGPDQRVVNGGSSHWPSPCPSPSSRPPSRYQSGPSYLPPRATTPTRPPSRPPSRPSRPPSHSSHPSYPSSPSSFSQHGPTSPASTLPKRMSSEGPPRMSPKSQRTPRAHRVPPSRISSVSTAVDLGSHNPPGDISATPPARSNSSGGTWSSVVSGAHRPRSPRQNNVGRASPGSSSLSSPQTGMAPIETVTTVTSASSPTAASPAPNMVASPSGDGKECRVQETRQSSPSANNENIKSLDNSPSISRPVCKGPPSMAPDHRKQIDNLKKFSVDFRLQSSSSPDPAFDQMTKPVRDSSDKPKDLSLDKAAAAGRDGAEDGAAGLTAGGSGAAPASSASKPGSPAAPSPSSLEQKRGGQDVTSQGVQTTAMSTLSGPKHEEKEEKKEAVQDQVRKSTLNPNANEFKPRFNTQPKPANTPTPPRPQGQPSPSIVVQQPPAVYGCFPQMYPLTPVSPGVQKSIIWKSPAVYQVQMPHMAVSQSKPYRPGKVPNMPQQRSDQHHPPGTPTMMHPATAAGPPIVAPNPAYSAQYFTCSPQQFTSQPLVQQMTHYQSQAQHVFSPVMQSTARMMGPPTHGQPSLVSSSTTQYPEQTHTMYVSPGPMPQQYPHPSATLHPHPQHPQPSATPTGQPQQGGPPQHGGPPSHPAASPVQHPQHQQAAAAAAAAQALHLSNAPPQQQIYSALAQTPPSMTPNPQSPQASFPSAQQTVYIHPQVQHGYNPNHMAHVQQAHMQSGIVPSHHPAATHAPMMLMATQGPPGGPQPPMPQAALNPIPVSSTTHFSYLAHAQVQPHHQQQL; encoded by the exons ATGTCAATGAAGGCCGGTGGAAATCGAGGCAAGCCCGGCGGGGGCAACGCAGCTGGTGCGGCCGCCTCCGGTGCTGGAGGAAGCGGCGGGGGAAGACAGAATCTGGGCAG ggGAAGACACAGTGGCAAAGGCCCTGCAGCA GTTATTTTCAATGGTGTATATGCAAATATGAGGATGGTCCATGTCTTGACTTCAGTGGTA GGGACCAAGTGTGAGCTGAAAGTAAAAAATGGAGCTGTATATGAAGGAGTATTCAAGACATATGGTCCTGAG TGCGAACTGGTGTTGGATGCAGCCCACAGAAAGAGCCCAGAGCCGAGTTTTGGCCCCAGGAAAGAAGATATAGTAGAGAGCATCATTTTTAAGGCTTCCGATGTTGTAGTGGTGACATTCAAAGACGTGGACCCGAATTTCGCCAGAAAAG acaACTTCACAGATGCAGCAGTGAGCGGTCGAATTAATGGTGAACATAAGGAGAAAGATCTGGAGCCGTGGGACGGAGGAGACACTCACAACTCTGACAGCCTCGAGTCCCTGGACACGGATGTG TCAAACGGATGGGACCCAAACGACATGTTCAAGTACAATGAGGAGAAGTACGGAGTGTTGTCTACATATGACAGCAGCCTGTCCACATATAC GATCCCCCTGGAGCGTGACGACTCGGAGGAGTTTCTGAAGAGGGAAGCTCGTGCCGCCCAGCTGGCAGAGGAGATAGAGGCCAGCGCCACATATAAAGCTCGGGTGGCCCTCGAAAACGACGAGCGCACAGAGGAGGAGAAATACACGGCTGTGGTGCGAGGGGAGAGGGAGACTCCCACGCTCAGCAG AGAGAACAAGTACATTCCTCCGGGTCAGAGGAACAGGGAAGCAATGTCATGGGGTGCAGGACGGCAGAATTCACCTCGACTGGGTCAGAGCTCAGCAGGAGCCTCAGCTTCTCGACCAGGACCTCATGACTACAGTCCCAACACTGGCCCGGACCAGAGGGTGGTGAACGGAG GTTCATCCCATTGGCCCTCACCCTGTCCGTCTCCCTCTTCTCGTCCCCCCTCTCGTTACCAGTCTGGCCCCTCCTACTTGCCTCCCCGGGCAACCACGCCCACCAGGCCACCCTCCAGGCCCCCTTCTCGGCCTTCCAGACCTCCTTCTCATTCATCTCACCCCTCCTATCCCTCCTCTCCATCCTCCTTTTCTCAACATGGCCCCACGTCACCAGCCTCCACTCTGCCCAAACGCATGTCCTCAGAAG GTCCTCCGAGGATGTCTCCTAAATCCCAGCGAACGCCTCGTGCTCACAGAGTGCCGCCGTCGCGGATCAGCTCGGTCTCCACCGCAGTGGACTTGGGTTCCCACAATCCACCTGGAGACATTTCGGCAACGCCTCCAGCCAGGAGTAACTCCTCTGGAGGAACCTGGTCTTCAGTGGTCAGTGGAG CTCACAGACCTCGATCCCCGCGACAGAACAATGTGGGCCGCGCCTCCCCCGGCTCTTCCTCACTCTCCTCGCCCCAGACAGGAATGGCTCCTATAGAAACTGTTACGACGGTGACGTCAGCTTCCTCTCCTACTGCTGCTAGCCCCGCCCCCAACATGGTTGCCTCTCCATCAGGGGATG GTAAAGAATGTCGTGTCCAGGAGACGAGACAGTCATCTCCCTCAGCAAATAATGAGAACATTAAGTCTTTGGATAACTCCCCTAGCATCTCAAGACCAGTCTGTAAAG GGCCTCCTTCTATGGCCCCCGACCACCGAAAACAAATagataatttaaagaaatttagtGTAGATTTTAGA TTGCAGTCCAGTTCCAGTCCAGACCCTGCCTTTGACCAGATGACCAAGCCAGTCAGAGACTCATCAGACAAGCCTAAAGATCTTTCCCTGGACAAGGCCGCCGCAGCGGGCCGAGACGGCGCAGAGGACGGCGCTGCAGGGCTGACTGCTGGCGGCTCCGGAGCCGCGCCTGCGTCATCTGCCAGTAAACCCGGCAGCCCTGCAGCGCCGTCTCCATCTTCCTTAGAGCAGAAGAGAGGAGGGCAGGATGTGACATCACAAGGAGTTCAGACGACCGCCATGTCCACTCTGAGTGGACCCAAACAtgaagagaaggaggagaagaaggaggcGGTACAAGA tcAAGTAAGAAAATCAACCCTGAACCCAAATGCTAACGAATTCAAACCCAGGTTTAATACACAG ccTAAGCCAGCCAACACCCCGACGCCTCCTCGGCCTCAGGGTCAGCCCAGCCCCTCCATCGTGGTTCAGCAGCCGCCGGCGGTCTACGGCTGCTTCCCTCAGATGTATCCGCTGACGCCAGTCAGCCCCGGCGTTCAG AAAAGCATAATATGGAAG TCTCCAGCTGTGTACCAGGTCCAAATGCCTCACATGGCAGTGAGCCAGTCGAAACCTTACAGACCAGGTAAAG TACCCAACATGCCCCAGCAGAGGTCTGACCAGCACCACCCGCCCGGAACGCCCACTATGATGCACCCAGCAACCGCAGCAGGACCGCCTATCGTAGCACCGAACCCCGCATACTCAGCGCAGTACTTCACCTGCAGCCCGCAGCAGTTCACCAGCCAGCCGCTCGTTCAGCAGATGACACACTACCAGTCACAG GCGCAGCACGTGTTCAGTCCAGTCATGCAGAGCACCGCCAGGATGATGGGCCCTCCTACACACGGCCAGCCCAGCCTTGTCTCTTCTTCTACTACGCAGTACCCAGAGCAGACACACACCATGTATG TGTCTCCAGGGCCGATGCCTCAGCAGTACCCTCACCCCAGTGCCACCCTGCACCCTCACCCGCAGCACCCGCAGCCCTCTGCCACCCCTACAGGCCAACCCCAGCAGGGCGGCCCTCCACAGCACGGGGGCCCGCCGAGCCACCCTGCAGCCAGCCCGGTCCAGCATCCTCAGCACCAGCAGGCAGCAGCAG cagcggcagcagcgcAGGCTCTGCATCTGTCCAACGCGCCGCCCCAGCAGCAGATCTACTCAGCTTTGGCCCAAACGCCCCCCTCCATGACGCCCAACCCTCAGTCCCCCCAGGCGTCGTTCCCCTCCGCCCAGCAGACCGTCTACATCCACCCTCAGGTGCAGCATGGCTACAACCCCAACCACATGGCCCACGTGCAGCAG
- the atxn2 gene encoding ataxin-2 isoform X2 has protein sequence MSMKAGGNRGKPGGGNAAGAAASGAGGSGGGRQNLGRGRHSGKGPAAVIFNGVYANMRMVHVLTSVVGTKCELKVKNGAVYEGVFKTYGPECELVLDAAHRKSPEPSFGPRKEDIVESIIFKASDVVVVTFKDVDPNFARKVSSDTDNFTDAAVSGRINGEHKEKDLEPWDGGDTHNSDSLESLDTDVSNGWDPNDMFKYNEEKYGVLSTYDSSLSTYTIPLERDDSEEFLKREARAAQLAEEIEASATYKARVALENDERTEEEKYTAVVRGERETPTLSRENKYIPPGQRNREAMSWGAGRQNSPRLGQSSAGASASRPGPHDYSPNTGPDQRVVNGGSSHWPSPCPSPSSRPPSRYQSGPSYLPPRATTPTRPPSRPPSRPSRPPSHSSHPSYPSSPSSFSQHGPTSPASTLPKRMSSEGPPRMSPKSQRTPRAHRVPPSRISSVSTAVDLGSHNPPGDISATPPARSNSSGGTWSSVVSGAHRPRSPRQNNVGRASPGSSSLSSPQTGMAPIETVTTVTSASSPTAASPAPNMVASPSGDGKECRVQETRQSSPSANNENIKSLDNSPSISRPVCKGPPSMAPDHRKQIDNLKKFSVDFRLQSSSSPDPAFDQMTKPVRDSSDKPKDLSLDKAAAAGRDGAEDGAAGLTAGGSGAAPASSASKPGSPAAPSPSSLEQKRGGQDVTSQGVQTTAMSTLSGPKHEEKEEKKEAVQDQVRKSTLNPNANEFKPRFNTQPKPANTPTPPRPQGQPSPSIVVQQPPAVYGCFPQMYPLTPVSPGVQKSIIWKSPAVYQVQMPHMAVSQSKPYRPVPNMPQQRSDQHHPPGTPTMMHPATAAGPPIVAPNPAYSAQYFTCSPQQFTSQPLVQQMTHYQSQAQHVFSPVMQSTARMMGPPTHGQPSLVSSSTTQYPEQTHTMYVSPGPMPQQYPHPSATLHPHPQHPQPSATPTGQPQQGGPPQHGGPPSHPAASPVQHPQHQQAAAAAAAAQALHLSNAPPQQQIYSALAQTPPSMTPNPQSPQASFPSAQQTVYIHPQVQHGYNPNHMAHVQQAHMQSGIVPSHHPAATHAPMMLMATQGPPGGPQPPMPQAALNPIPVSSTTHFSYLAHAQVQPHHQQQL, from the exons ATGTCAATGAAGGCCGGTGGAAATCGAGGCAAGCCCGGCGGGGGCAACGCAGCTGGTGCGGCCGCCTCCGGTGCTGGAGGAAGCGGCGGGGGAAGACAGAATCTGGGCAG ggGAAGACACAGTGGCAAAGGCCCTGCAGCA GTTATTTTCAATGGTGTATATGCAAATATGAGGATGGTCCATGTCTTGACTTCAGTGGTA GGGACCAAGTGTGAGCTGAAAGTAAAAAATGGAGCTGTATATGAAGGAGTATTCAAGACATATGGTCCTGAG TGCGAACTGGTGTTGGATGCAGCCCACAGAAAGAGCCCAGAGCCGAGTTTTGGCCCCAGGAAAGAAGATATAGTAGAGAGCATCATTTTTAAGGCTTCCGATGTTGTAGTGGTGACATTCAAAGACGTGGACCCGAATTTCGCCAGAAAAG TCTCTTCTGACACAG acaACTTCACAGATGCAGCAGTGAGCGGTCGAATTAATGGTGAACATAAGGAGAAAGATCTGGAGCCGTGGGACGGAGGAGACACTCACAACTCTGACAGCCTCGAGTCCCTGGACACGGATGTG TCAAACGGATGGGACCCAAACGACATGTTCAAGTACAATGAGGAGAAGTACGGAGTGTTGTCTACATATGACAGCAGCCTGTCCACATATAC GATCCCCCTGGAGCGTGACGACTCGGAGGAGTTTCTGAAGAGGGAAGCTCGTGCCGCCCAGCTGGCAGAGGAGATAGAGGCCAGCGCCACATATAAAGCTCGGGTGGCCCTCGAAAACGACGAGCGCACAGAGGAGGAGAAATACACGGCTGTGGTGCGAGGGGAGAGGGAGACTCCCACGCTCAGCAG AGAGAACAAGTACATTCCTCCGGGTCAGAGGAACAGGGAAGCAATGTCATGGGGTGCAGGACGGCAGAATTCACCTCGACTGGGTCAGAGCTCAGCAGGAGCCTCAGCTTCTCGACCAGGACCTCATGACTACAGTCCCAACACTGGCCCGGACCAGAGGGTGGTGAACGGAG GTTCATCCCATTGGCCCTCACCCTGTCCGTCTCCCTCTTCTCGTCCCCCCTCTCGTTACCAGTCTGGCCCCTCCTACTTGCCTCCCCGGGCAACCACGCCCACCAGGCCACCCTCCAGGCCCCCTTCTCGGCCTTCCAGACCTCCTTCTCATTCATCTCACCCCTCCTATCCCTCCTCTCCATCCTCCTTTTCTCAACATGGCCCCACGTCACCAGCCTCCACTCTGCCCAAACGCATGTCCTCAGAAG GTCCTCCGAGGATGTCTCCTAAATCCCAGCGAACGCCTCGTGCTCACAGAGTGCCGCCGTCGCGGATCAGCTCGGTCTCCACCGCAGTGGACTTGGGTTCCCACAATCCACCTGGAGACATTTCGGCAACGCCTCCAGCCAGGAGTAACTCCTCTGGAGGAACCTGGTCTTCAGTGGTCAGTGGAG CTCACAGACCTCGATCCCCGCGACAGAACAATGTGGGCCGCGCCTCCCCCGGCTCTTCCTCACTCTCCTCGCCCCAGACAGGAATGGCTCCTATAGAAACTGTTACGACGGTGACGTCAGCTTCCTCTCCTACTGCTGCTAGCCCCGCCCCCAACATGGTTGCCTCTCCATCAGGGGATG GTAAAGAATGTCGTGTCCAGGAGACGAGACAGTCATCTCCCTCAGCAAATAATGAGAACATTAAGTCTTTGGATAACTCCCCTAGCATCTCAAGACCAGTCTGTAAAG GGCCTCCTTCTATGGCCCCCGACCACCGAAAACAAATagataatttaaagaaatttagtGTAGATTTTAGA TTGCAGTCCAGTTCCAGTCCAGACCCTGCCTTTGACCAGATGACCAAGCCAGTCAGAGACTCATCAGACAAGCCTAAAGATCTTTCCCTGGACAAGGCCGCCGCAGCGGGCCGAGACGGCGCAGAGGACGGCGCTGCAGGGCTGACTGCTGGCGGCTCCGGAGCCGCGCCTGCGTCATCTGCCAGTAAACCCGGCAGCCCTGCAGCGCCGTCTCCATCTTCCTTAGAGCAGAAGAGAGGAGGGCAGGATGTGACATCACAAGGAGTTCAGACGACCGCCATGTCCACTCTGAGTGGACCCAAACAtgaagagaaggaggagaagaaggaggcGGTACAAGA tcAAGTAAGAAAATCAACCCTGAACCCAAATGCTAACGAATTCAAACCCAGGTTTAATACACAG ccTAAGCCAGCCAACACCCCGACGCCTCCTCGGCCTCAGGGTCAGCCCAGCCCCTCCATCGTGGTTCAGCAGCCGCCGGCGGTCTACGGCTGCTTCCCTCAGATGTATCCGCTGACGCCAGTCAGCCCCGGCGTTCAG AAAAGCATAATATGGAAG TCTCCAGCTGTGTACCAGGTCCAAATGCCTCACATGGCAGTGAGCCAGTCGAAACCTTACAGACCAG TACCCAACATGCCCCAGCAGAGGTCTGACCAGCACCACCCGCCCGGAACGCCCACTATGATGCACCCAGCAACCGCAGCAGGACCGCCTATCGTAGCACCGAACCCCGCATACTCAGCGCAGTACTTCACCTGCAGCCCGCAGCAGTTCACCAGCCAGCCGCTCGTTCAGCAGATGACACACTACCAGTCACAG GCGCAGCACGTGTTCAGTCCAGTCATGCAGAGCACCGCCAGGATGATGGGCCCTCCTACACACGGCCAGCCCAGCCTTGTCTCTTCTTCTACTACGCAGTACCCAGAGCAGACACACACCATGTATG TGTCTCCAGGGCCGATGCCTCAGCAGTACCCTCACCCCAGTGCCACCCTGCACCCTCACCCGCAGCACCCGCAGCCCTCTGCCACCCCTACAGGCCAACCCCAGCAGGGCGGCCCTCCACAGCACGGGGGCCCGCCGAGCCACCCTGCAGCCAGCCCGGTCCAGCATCCTCAGCACCAGCAGGCAGCAGCAG cagcggcagcagcgcAGGCTCTGCATCTGTCCAACGCGCCGCCCCAGCAGCAGATCTACTCAGCTTTGGCCCAAACGCCCCCCTCCATGACGCCCAACCCTCAGTCCCCCCAGGCGTCGTTCCCCTCCGCCCAGCAGACCGTCTACATCCACCCTCAGGTGCAGCATGGCTACAACCCCAACCACATGGCCCACGTGCAGCAG
- the atxn2 gene encoding ataxin-2 isoform X1, with amino-acid sequence MSMKAGGNRGKPGGGNAAGAAASGAGGSGGGRQNLGRGRHSGKGPAAVIFNGVYANMRMVHVLTSVVGTKCELKVKNGAVYEGVFKTYGPECELVLDAAHRKSPEPSFGPRKEDIVESIIFKASDVVVVTFKDVDPNFARKVSSDTDNFTDAAVSGRINGEHKEKDLEPWDGGDTHNSDSLESLDTDVSNGWDPNDMFKYNEEKYGVLSTYDSSLSTYTIPLERDDSEEFLKREARAAQLAEEIEASATYKARVALENDERTEEEKYTAVVRGERETPTLSRENKYIPPGQRNREAMSWGAGRQNSPRLGQSSAGASASRPGPHDYSPNTGPDQRVVNGGSSHWPSPCPSPSSRPPSRYQSGPSYLPPRATTPTRPPSRPPSRPSRPPSHSSHPSYPSSPSSFSQHGPTSPASTLPKRMSSEGPPRMSPKSQRTPRAHRVPPSRISSVSTAVDLGSHNPPGDISATPPARSNSSGGTWSSVVSGAHRPRSPRQNNVGRASPGSSSLSSPQTGMAPIETVTTVTSASSPTAASPAPNMVASPSGDGKECRVQETRQSSPSANNENIKSLDNSPSISRPVCKGPPSMAPDHRKQIDNLKKFSVDFRLQSSSSPDPAFDQMTKPVRDSSDKPKDLSLDKAAAAGRDGAEDGAAGLTAGGSGAAPASSASKPGSPAAPSPSSLEQKRGGQDVTSQGVQTTAMSTLSGPKHEEKEEKKEAVQDQVRKSTLNPNANEFKPRFNTQPKPANTPTPPRPQGQPSPSIVVQQPPAVYGCFPQMYPLTPVSPGVQKSIIWKSPAVYQVQMPHMAVSQSKPYRPGKVPNMPQQRSDQHHPPGTPTMMHPATAAGPPIVAPNPAYSAQYFTCSPQQFTSQPLVQQMTHYQSQAQHVFSPVMQSTARMMGPPTHGQPSLVSSSTTQYPEQTHTMYVSPGPMPQQYPHPSATLHPHPQHPQPSATPTGQPQQGGPPQHGGPPSHPAASPVQHPQHQQAAAAAAAAQALHLSNAPPQQQIYSALAQTPPSMTPNPQSPQASFPSAQQTVYIHPQVQHGYNPNHMAHVQQAHMQSGIVPSHHPAATHAPMMLMATQGPPGGPQPPMPQAALNPIPVSSTTHFSYLAHAQVQPHHQQQL; translated from the exons ATGTCAATGAAGGCCGGTGGAAATCGAGGCAAGCCCGGCGGGGGCAACGCAGCTGGTGCGGCCGCCTCCGGTGCTGGAGGAAGCGGCGGGGGAAGACAGAATCTGGGCAG ggGAAGACACAGTGGCAAAGGCCCTGCAGCA GTTATTTTCAATGGTGTATATGCAAATATGAGGATGGTCCATGTCTTGACTTCAGTGGTA GGGACCAAGTGTGAGCTGAAAGTAAAAAATGGAGCTGTATATGAAGGAGTATTCAAGACATATGGTCCTGAG TGCGAACTGGTGTTGGATGCAGCCCACAGAAAGAGCCCAGAGCCGAGTTTTGGCCCCAGGAAAGAAGATATAGTAGAGAGCATCATTTTTAAGGCTTCCGATGTTGTAGTGGTGACATTCAAAGACGTGGACCCGAATTTCGCCAGAAAAG TCTCTTCTGACACAG acaACTTCACAGATGCAGCAGTGAGCGGTCGAATTAATGGTGAACATAAGGAGAAAGATCTGGAGCCGTGGGACGGAGGAGACACTCACAACTCTGACAGCCTCGAGTCCCTGGACACGGATGTG TCAAACGGATGGGACCCAAACGACATGTTCAAGTACAATGAGGAGAAGTACGGAGTGTTGTCTACATATGACAGCAGCCTGTCCACATATAC GATCCCCCTGGAGCGTGACGACTCGGAGGAGTTTCTGAAGAGGGAAGCTCGTGCCGCCCAGCTGGCAGAGGAGATAGAGGCCAGCGCCACATATAAAGCTCGGGTGGCCCTCGAAAACGACGAGCGCACAGAGGAGGAGAAATACACGGCTGTGGTGCGAGGGGAGAGGGAGACTCCCACGCTCAGCAG AGAGAACAAGTACATTCCTCCGGGTCAGAGGAACAGGGAAGCAATGTCATGGGGTGCAGGACGGCAGAATTCACCTCGACTGGGTCAGAGCTCAGCAGGAGCCTCAGCTTCTCGACCAGGACCTCATGACTACAGTCCCAACACTGGCCCGGACCAGAGGGTGGTGAACGGAG GTTCATCCCATTGGCCCTCACCCTGTCCGTCTCCCTCTTCTCGTCCCCCCTCTCGTTACCAGTCTGGCCCCTCCTACTTGCCTCCCCGGGCAACCACGCCCACCAGGCCACCCTCCAGGCCCCCTTCTCGGCCTTCCAGACCTCCTTCTCATTCATCTCACCCCTCCTATCCCTCCTCTCCATCCTCCTTTTCTCAACATGGCCCCACGTCACCAGCCTCCACTCTGCCCAAACGCATGTCCTCAGAAG GTCCTCCGAGGATGTCTCCTAAATCCCAGCGAACGCCTCGTGCTCACAGAGTGCCGCCGTCGCGGATCAGCTCGGTCTCCACCGCAGTGGACTTGGGTTCCCACAATCCACCTGGAGACATTTCGGCAACGCCTCCAGCCAGGAGTAACTCCTCTGGAGGAACCTGGTCTTCAGTGGTCAGTGGAG CTCACAGACCTCGATCCCCGCGACAGAACAATGTGGGCCGCGCCTCCCCCGGCTCTTCCTCACTCTCCTCGCCCCAGACAGGAATGGCTCCTATAGAAACTGTTACGACGGTGACGTCAGCTTCCTCTCCTACTGCTGCTAGCCCCGCCCCCAACATGGTTGCCTCTCCATCAGGGGATG GTAAAGAATGTCGTGTCCAGGAGACGAGACAGTCATCTCCCTCAGCAAATAATGAGAACATTAAGTCTTTGGATAACTCCCCTAGCATCTCAAGACCAGTCTGTAAAG GGCCTCCTTCTATGGCCCCCGACCACCGAAAACAAATagataatttaaagaaatttagtGTAGATTTTAGA TTGCAGTCCAGTTCCAGTCCAGACCCTGCCTTTGACCAGATGACCAAGCCAGTCAGAGACTCATCAGACAAGCCTAAAGATCTTTCCCTGGACAAGGCCGCCGCAGCGGGCCGAGACGGCGCAGAGGACGGCGCTGCAGGGCTGACTGCTGGCGGCTCCGGAGCCGCGCCTGCGTCATCTGCCAGTAAACCCGGCAGCCCTGCAGCGCCGTCTCCATCTTCCTTAGAGCAGAAGAGAGGAGGGCAGGATGTGACATCACAAGGAGTTCAGACGACCGCCATGTCCACTCTGAGTGGACCCAAACAtgaagagaaggaggagaagaaggaggcGGTACAAGA tcAAGTAAGAAAATCAACCCTGAACCCAAATGCTAACGAATTCAAACCCAGGTTTAATACACAG ccTAAGCCAGCCAACACCCCGACGCCTCCTCGGCCTCAGGGTCAGCCCAGCCCCTCCATCGTGGTTCAGCAGCCGCCGGCGGTCTACGGCTGCTTCCCTCAGATGTATCCGCTGACGCCAGTCAGCCCCGGCGTTCAG AAAAGCATAATATGGAAG TCTCCAGCTGTGTACCAGGTCCAAATGCCTCACATGGCAGTGAGCCAGTCGAAACCTTACAGACCAGGTAAAG TACCCAACATGCCCCAGCAGAGGTCTGACCAGCACCACCCGCCCGGAACGCCCACTATGATGCACCCAGCAACCGCAGCAGGACCGCCTATCGTAGCACCGAACCCCGCATACTCAGCGCAGTACTTCACCTGCAGCCCGCAGCAGTTCACCAGCCAGCCGCTCGTTCAGCAGATGACACACTACCAGTCACAG GCGCAGCACGTGTTCAGTCCAGTCATGCAGAGCACCGCCAGGATGATGGGCCCTCCTACACACGGCCAGCCCAGCCTTGTCTCTTCTTCTACTACGCAGTACCCAGAGCAGACACACACCATGTATG TGTCTCCAGGGCCGATGCCTCAGCAGTACCCTCACCCCAGTGCCACCCTGCACCCTCACCCGCAGCACCCGCAGCCCTCTGCCACCCCTACAGGCCAACCCCAGCAGGGCGGCCCTCCACAGCACGGGGGCCCGCCGAGCCACCCTGCAGCCAGCCCGGTCCAGCATCCTCAGCACCAGCAGGCAGCAGCAG cagcggcagcagcgcAGGCTCTGCATCTGTCCAACGCGCCGCCCCAGCAGCAGATCTACTCAGCTTTGGCCCAAACGCCCCCCTCCATGACGCCCAACCCTCAGTCCCCCCAGGCGTCGTTCCCCTCCGCCCAGCAGACCGTCTACATCCACCCTCAGGTGCAGCATGGCTACAACCCCAACCACATGGCCCACGTGCAGCAG